CGGACGCTTCTTTCGGGGTGATCCGCAACGCATCCGCCAGCACATCCCGGGACCGCTGCCCACCGAACTCCTCCCCAGGGGCTTCGGCCACAACCCGGATCAACCGGTACCCGAGACCGGTCACCCGCCGCTGCACCCGCTCCAACTCCCGCAACACACCCAACGCGGCAGTACCCGAATCCGGCAACAACACCGCCAGACCGTCGAGCGCGGCATCGATCACAGCAACCGCGTCGGCTGCCGTCACCAAGCCTTCACTACTCGAACGCATGTTCGAATGCTATCGAACGTCCGGCGATGCCGCAAGAAACCAGACCAGAAGCCCAGAAAACCCACATCGGTGACGTCGAGGACTCAGCCGCAAGCCGCCCCGCGACGCAAAATTCTCAGCGAGCCGGTAACCGACAGTTCGGTGAACGCGCCGCTGTCCATTGCACGGCGATAGATATGAAACGGTGCCTGCCCACCGTCGGCAGGGTCCGGGAACACATCATGAATCGCCAAAAGCCCGCCGCCGGCCACCCAGTGCACCCAGTTGTCGTAATCCCGCTGCGCCGCCTCCTCGGTGTGCCCACCATCGATGAACAACAGCTGCACCGGCGTCCGCCACCACCGCGCCACCACGCCCGACGACCCCACAATCCCGACCACCACGTCGGTCAGGCCCGCTCGAACGATACTGCGCCGAAACTCGGTCACCGTGTCGAACGTCCCGGTCACCGGATCGACCAACGACGAATCGTGGTACTCCCAGCCCGGTTGATGCTCTTCCGAGCCCGAGTGATGATCCACCGTGACCACCGTCGCGCCCACCTCCCGAGCCGCAGCGCCCAGATAGATCGCCGACTTCCCGCAGTAGCTACCGATCTCCAAGATCACGCCGTCGCCGACATAGGCCCGCACCGCGTCGTAGAGCGCACGCCCTTCGACGGGTGGCATGAACCCGGTCACCTGCTCGGCGAACGCCAGCAAGTCCACCGGCCTCACTTGTGCGGCACCGCCAACAGCACTCATTTGTGCGGCACCGCCGACAGCGTTCACTTGTGCGGCACCGCCAACAGCGTTCACTTGTGCGGCACCGCCGACAGCACTCATTTGTGCGGCACCGCCGCAACCGCCCCGCCGTCGACCACGAACTCGGCGCCGGTCGAATACGCCGACTCGTCACTGGCGAGGAATAACACGAATGCCGCCGCCTCGGCCGGCCGGCCCGGTCGGCCCAGCGGGATGGTTACCAGATCGTCCGGAATGTTCGCGGTCATCGGCGTCCGAATCAAGCCGGGGTGCAACGAGTTCACCCGGATATTGTGCGGCGCCAGCTCGAGCGCCGCGGACTTCGCCAAACCACGCACGCCCCACTTGGACGCGACGTAACCGTGCGCCCACGGGGCGCCGCGCAAACCCTCGATCGAGGACACGTTGACGATCGAGCCACCGCCTGCGGCGATCATCGGATCGACGACGGACTGCATGCCGAGGAAGGTGCCGGTCAGGTTCACATCCAAAATCTGGCGCCACTTGTCCAACCGGAACGTCTGTAACGGCGCCCCGTTGATGATGCCGGCGTTGTTCACCAGAACGTTCAGCTTGCCGAACTCGGCGACCGCTGTGCCCACCGCGGCGGTCCAGTCGTCCGGATCGGTGACGTCGAGATGCACATAACGGGCCGCGTCGCCGAGCCCGGCCACCAGTTCAGCGCCTTCGTCGTCGCGAACATCGCCGACCACCACCTGCGCGCCCTCGGCGACCAGCAGCTCAGCGAACGCCGCACCCATCCCCCGCGCTCCACCGCTGATCAGCGCCACTTTTCCGGTAACACGTCCCATTCGGCCACGCTAACATGAGATCTGGAAGACAATCCAGAACACTGTCCAGACAGTTATCGGTCGACGGTTATCCCAAGGAGCTGCCGTGCCCATTCGCGTCGCCCAGGTCGGCACCGGAAATGCCGGCAGGCTGACCCTCGCCGGATTGATCGACAGTCCGGACTACGAGCTGACCGCAGTCTGCGTCTCGACCCCGGAGAAGGTCGGCCAAGACGCTGCTGCGCTGGCCGGCCTGCCCGGCACGACCGGTATCGCGGCGACCGACGACCTGGATGCGCTGCTTGCCACCCGACCGGACTGCGTCGTCTACTGCGCGATGGGCGATACCCGGCTGCTGGAGGCGATCGACGACTGTCGCCGAATTCTGGTCGCCGGAGTGAACGTGGTCGGCTCGGCACCCGGCCTGCTGGCCTATCCATGGCAGGTGCTGCCGCCGAAGTTCGTCGAGCCGATCGAGACTGCGGCGCAGCAGGGTCAAGCCAGCGTGTTCATCACCGGAGTGGACCCCGGCTTCGCCAACGACCTGCTGCCACTCGCGCTCACCGGCACCTGCCAAACCGTCGAGCAGGTGCGGTGCCTGGAGATCGCCGACTACGCCAGTTACGACGGCGGGACGGTCATGTTCGACGTCATGGGCTTCGGCAAGCCGGTCGGCGAGCTTCCGATGCTGCTACAACCCGGTGTGTTGGGGATCGCCTGGGGCACCACGATCCGCCAGCTCGCCGCCGGGCTCGGGATCACCGTCGACGCGATCACCGAAGACTTCGAGCAAGTACCGGCACCGGAGGCGTTCGACGTGGCCGCCGGACACATACCCGAGGGCGGGGTGGCTGCGTTGCGGTTCGAGATCCGCGGGATGGTGGGCGACCGGGCCGTTGTCGTCGTCGAGCACGTCACCCGGCTGCGCGACGACTTGCGTCCGGACTGGGCGCGCCC
Above is a genomic segment from Skermania piniformis containing:
- a CDS encoding NAD(P)H-dependent amine dehydrogenase family protein; protein product: MPIRVAQVGTGNAGRLTLAGLIDSPDYELTAVCVSTPEKVGQDAAALAGLPGTTGIAATDDLDALLATRPDCVVYCAMGDTRLLEAIDDCRRILVAGVNVVGSAPGLLAYPWQVLPPKFVEPIETAAQQGQASVFITGVDPGFANDLLPLALTGTCQTVEQVRCLEIADYASYDGGTVMFDVMGFGKPVGELPMLLQPGVLGIAWGTTIRQLAAGLGITVDAITEDFEQVPAPEAFDVAAGHIPEGGVAALRFEIRGMVGDRAVVVVEHVTRLRDDLRPDWARPAQPGGAYRIEITGEPSYAVDICPSSRRGDHNYAAILAAAGRIVNAIPAVSAAPPGIRTTLDLPLVTRPGRVTVGRSE
- a CDS encoding glucose 1-dehydrogenase, giving the protein MGRVTGKVALISGGARGMGAAFAELLVAEGAQVVVGDVRDDEGAELVAGLGDAARYVHLDVTDPDDWTAAVGTAVAEFGKLNVLVNNAGIINGAPLQTFRLDKWRQILDVNLTGTFLGMQSVVDPMIAAGGGSIVNVSSIEGLRGAPWAHGYVASKWGVRGLAKSAALELAPHNIRVNSLHPGLIRTPMTANIPDDLVTIPLGRPGRPAEAAAFVLFLASDESAYSTGAEFVVDGGAVAAVPHK
- a CDS encoding class I SAM-dependent methyltransferase translates to MSAVGGAAQVRPVDLLAFAEQVTGFMPPVEGRALYDAVRAYVGDGVILEIGSYCGKSAIYLGAAAREVGATVVTVDHHSGSEEHQPGWEYHDSSLVDPVTGTFDTVTEFRRSIVRAGLTDVVVGIVGSSGVVARWWRTPVQLLFIDGGHTEEAAQRDYDNWVHWVAGGGLLAIHDVFPDPADGGQAPFHIYRRAMDSGAFTELSVTGSLRILRRGAACG